The nucleotide sequence GATTTCCTGCAAGCGTTCGGCGATGCCTGGAACCGCCACGATGTCGACGCCCTGATGGCCGCCATGGCCGATGACTGCGAATTTCACGCCGTGGCCGGTCCTGACTTGCTGGGCAAGAGCTTCATCGGCCGCGACGCCGTGCGCGCCGGCTTCGAGCTGGCCTGGCAAACCTTCCCCGATGCCGCCTGGCTCAACCCCGTGCACTTCGTCAGCGGCCAGCACGGCGTGACGGAGTCGACCTTTGCCGGCACCAAGGCGGACGGCACGCGCATCGAAGCGCGCATGGTCGACATCTTCACCTTCCGTGACGGCAAGATCGCCGTGAAGAATGCCTTCCGCAAGGATCGCCCACCGGTCGTCACGGCTGCCAAAGCCTGAGCCAGCACGTTCACCAGGAATGATCATGAACAAACCTGTCGACACCCCGCCTGGCGTACTGGGCAACAGCACCGCCGCCCGCACGCCCTACGATCCCGCCTTTGATCCGCTGGTGGCCCAGCGTCCCGGCCACGGCAATGCCTACGCGCCCACCTACTGGATCGGCACGGCCGGCGAGCCGCCTGCCGACGATGGCCCCATCACGCATGACATCGACGTCGACGTGGCCATCATCGGCTCGGGTTTTACCGGTCTCTCCTGCGCCATCTTCCTGGCCCAGGAACACGGCATCAAGGCGACGGTGCTGGAAGCGAACCGCGTCAGCTGGGGCTGCAGCACGCGCAATGGCGGCCAGGCCCAATGCACGACGGGTCGCCTGAAGCGCTCGCAGTGGATAGACCGCTACGGCATGGATACGGCCCTGAAACTGCACACGGAAGTGTGTGACGCGATGGAAACGTTCAAGAAGATCACGGCCGACATCGATTGCGACCCGCAACCGGGCGGCCACCTGTACATCGCCCACAAGGCGAAAGCCATGCCCGCGCTGGAAAAAGAAGCCAAGGTCATGCGCGAGATCTTCAAATACGACGCGCGCATACTCGACGCCGACACCGTCAAGCGCGAATTCGTCGACGACAAGGAAGCGGCCGGCGCGCTGCACGAGCCGGAAGGCATCGGCATCCACGCGGGCAAGCTGGCTTTCGGCTACCTGCGCAAGGCGCGCGCGCTGGGCGCCAAGGTGCATCCGTCCAGCCCCGTGATGGGCTGGGAAACGCGCAACGGCGTGCATTATCTGCAAACGCCGGGTGGCGTGGTGCGTGCACGCTCCGTGGCCGTGGCCACGGGCGGCTACACCTCGCCCCATCTGCATCCGCAAGTGAAAAACCGCTTGCTGCCGATTTTGTCGAACTCGCTCGTCACGCGTCCGCTGACCCCGGCGGAAATCGAGGCGTGCAACTTCCGCACCCACCAGGTGATCACGGATACGCGCATCCTGCGCCACTACTACCGCTTGATGCCGGACAATCGCGTGCAGATCGGCAGCCGTAGCGCCATCACGGGCGCCGACGCGCCGGACGACAAGTACAAACAGTTTTTGATCAACGATCTGCACCGCAAGTTCCCCGCGCTGACGGGCATCGCCATCGATTATTCGTGGTGGGGCTGGGTCGACGTCAGTCACGACATGATGCCGCGCATCGTGCAACCGGACCCCAGGCAATCGATTTTCTATTCGCTCGGTTACGGCGGCAACGGCGTCATGTACTCGGCGCAGGCTGGGCGGCGCATGGCCGAGCGCATCGCGGGCAAGGCCAGCGACACGGGCTTGCCGATCTTCAATTCGAAACTGCCGTATCCCAACATGATGGAACTGGTCGAGTCGCAAGCCTTCGCCCCGTTCCGCCGCCTGGGCCAGCGCTTCCTGTACCGCTGGTATCACTTGAAGGATGAAGTGTTTTAAATAGTAATAGCAGTAGCCGTACTAAGCCGCCGCATGCGTTGACATAGATCGACCAGCGGCGCCTCCCGCGAGGGATGAGATTGCCCGCACGTTCACACATAACAATAAATCTTGGAGTGAGACATGAACACAAATACGAGCAAAAACACGGTTTTTTCAACGATGCGCCGCGCCGTCCTCGGCACCCTGGTGCTGGGCGTTACCCTTGCCTCCAGCGGTACGGCCTTTGCGCAAAGCAAGGAAGTGACGATTGCCTATCAGGAAATCAACGGTCCCTTCCTGGTGGCGATCGCCAGCGGTGAAGTGGAAAAAACCACCGGCTATAAAATCAACTGGCGCAAGTTCGATTCGGGTGCCAAGGTGGCCACCGGCATGGCTTCCGGCGACGTGCAGATCGGCGTCATCGGTTCCAGCCCCCTGACGGCGGCTGTCAGCCGCGGCGTCGATCTGCAACTGTTCTGGATCATCGACGACATCAATGAAGCCGAAGCAATGGTGGCCCGCAACGGCGCCGGCATCAGCAAGCCTACTGACTTGCGCGGCAAGAAGATTGCCGTGCCATTCGTTTCCACAACGCACTTCCACACCATGTTCGCGCTGGAAACCTGGGGCATCAAGCCCACGGAAGTGAAGTTGCTCAACATGCAGCCGAATCAGATCGCCGCTGCCTGGGAACGGGGCGACATCGATGCCGCCTTCGTGTGGGATCCGGCTTTGAGCAAACTCAAGCAAAACGGCAAGGTGCTGGTGACCTCCGGTGAACTGAGCAAGAAGGGCAAGGCCACGTTTGACGGCATGGCCGTCGAGCGCGCCTGGGGCGAAGCGAATGCCGATTTCATGGCCAAGTTCGTCAAGGTGATGGCCGCGGCCGACGCCGACTACCGCGCCAATCCGAAGGCGTGGACCATCGATTCGCCGCAAGTGAAAGCCAACGTCAAGCATTCGGGCGCTGCCGCCAAGGACGTGGCCGCTTCCGTGGCCCTCTACGCCTACCCATCGCTGCAGGAGCAGGCTTCGCCGGCCTGGCTCGGTGGCGGCGCGAAGGGCGGCGTGGCGCAAGCCTTGCTGGCCACGGCGCAATTCCTCAAGGGCGAAGGCAAGATCGACACCCTGGCAACAGATTACGCCAAATATGTGACCCCCAAGTATGCACAGGCCGCCGGCCTGCTGAAGTAAACGTTGTGCGATGGCGCGCCTGCGGGCGCGCTGACTGAACAGAATGCGTTGAACTGAAGTATTACCTATGCGGGGACATCATGGAAAATCTGTACGTCAAGGATGTCAGCGTGATTTATCCGGGCAAGACGGCCGGTGAACGCGTACATGCCTTAAATAACATCAATCTGACCATCAATAGCGGCGACTTCGTCGTTGCGCTGGGTGCATCAGGTTGCGGCAAGACAACCTTGCTGAGCCTGATGGCGGGCTTTATCGCCCCGTCCAAGGGCGAAATCATGCTGGGCGACAATAAAGTGGAAGGGCCGGGCGCCGACCGTGGCGTGGTGTTCCAGAAACATGCTTTGCTGCCATGGCTGAACGTGATGGAAAACGTGGAATTCGGCTTGAAGCTGCAAGGCGTGCCTAAAGCCGTGCGGCGCGAACAGGCGGCCAAGAACCTGGCGTTGGTGGGCTTGAAGGACTTTCACGACAATATGATTTATCAATTGTCGGGCGGCATGCAGCAAAGGGTAGGCATCGCCCGCGCCCTGACCAGCAATCCCGCCATGCTGCTGATGGATGAACCGATGGCGGCGCTCGATGCGCTGACGCGCGAAACCATCCAGGAATTGCTGCTCGATATCTGGGCCAAGTCCAGCACCATGTTCTTCTTCATTACCCACAGCGTCGACGAGGCGCTGTTCCTGGCGAACCGGCTGATCGTCATGTCGCCCCGTCCGGGCCGCATCACGCACACGTATGAACTCGATTTCAACAAGCGCTTCCTCGAATGCCGCGATGCGCGCGCCGTGAAATCGAGCCCGGACTTCATCAAGATGCGCGAAACGGTGCTCAACATCATTTATGGCGACGAGCGCGCAGTCAACAAAGAGCTGGAGGTGTCCCATGCATAGCCCATCCGTCGTGGGATTTCCTCCCACCACCGCCAAGCGCGCCGGCTTTTTTGCGCGCCTGTTCGCTCCCCGCTGCGCCATGCCTGGCGAAGCGTTCGGCGCGCCGGGGCAGGGCAATTCCAGCCGCATCGCCACCGTTACCGTCATCGCCGTGCTGCTGCTGTGGTTAGCCGTGACGGCCAGCGGCATGGTCAAGCCGCTGTTCCTGCCGTCGCCGCAAGCCGTGTACGAGAAATTCATCATGGCGGCCACGACCGGTTTCGGCGGCGCCACTTTGTGGGAACACACGGTGGCCAGCCTGGTCCGGGTGTTCGGCGCCTTCGGTCTGGCTTGCCTGTTTGCCATCCCCGTCGGCGTGATGATGGGCGTCAATCGCGTGGCACGCGGCATCTTCGATCCCTTGATCGAGTTCTACCGTCCGCTGCCGCCGCTTGCTTACTTGCCACTGGTCATCATCTGGTTCGGTATCGGCGAATTCTCGAAGGTCTACCTGATCTTCCTGGCCATCTTCGCCCCGATGGCGATTGCGGCCCGGGCCGGCGTCAGCTCCGTATCGCTGGAGCAAATCCACGCGGCCTACTCGATGGGTGCTACCCGCTTCCAGGTCATCGTGCATGTGATTCTGCGTGCCGCCATCCCGGAAATTCTCACCGGCATGCGCATCGGCATCGGCGTGGGCTGGACCACCCTGGTGGCGGGCGAGATGGTGGCGGCCACGCGCGGCCTAGGCTACATGGTGCTCAGCGCCTCCGAGTTCCTGGCCAGCGATGTGGTGATCATGGGCATTATCGTGATCGGCTTCTTTGCTTTCCTGTTTGATTTGATGATGCGTTACCTCGAACGTACCCTCGTGCCATGGAAGGGCAAGGTGTAAGACGTTCCCGGGAGTGGCGCGCACGCCACGAGTGTTGCCGCCGCTCCCTTTTTTCAACCGCCATACCCCGTAGGTATCCTCCTGCGCGCTTGTCCCTTGGGCGCCGCGCCGGGCCGCTGCATTTCCAGATTGACTTCTGGCATGCAGCCAACCAGACTGATTTGATGATGTATCGATGCTGCTTGACGGTGTTGCCCAAATAAAACAAAGCCGCGCGGCACTTCCCCGCCGCAGCAGGCCAGGGTGCACCGAGCTTCAGATATTACTAGGAGACAAAAATGATTAGCGACAACCACAACAACACGGGCTTGCAGCACTCGCTGAAGCAACGCCATATGAGCATGATCGCCATCGGCGGCGTGATCGGCGCCGGCCTCTTTGTCGGCAGCGGCGTCATCGCCAAGGCCGCCGGACCGGCAGCCATCCTTTCTTTCTTGCTCACGGGCGGCCTGGTCGTCCTGATCATGCGTATGCTGGGCGAGCTGGCCTCGTCCCTGCCCGTGGTCGGCTCCTTTTACGAATATGCGCGCCTGGCCTTCGATGACAAGCCGAAAGTGTCGAAATTCCTCGGCTTCATGAGCGGCTGGATGTACTGGTATTTCTGGGTCGTCGTCGTCGCCCTGGAAGCCATTGCCGGCGCCAAGCTGGTCAACTTCTGGCTGCCCGACGTGCCATCGTGGTCCATCAGCCTGGTGCTACTCGTGTCGATGACCATCCTGAACCTGTTTTCCGTGAAGGCCTTCGGTGAATTCGAGTTCTGGTTCGCCTCGATCAAGGTGGTTGCCATCGTCGTCTTCCTCTTTGTCGGTGCTCTGTTCATCACAGGCAGCTTGCCCAACAGCATCCCTAGCCTGGGTTTCCTGACCAGCAACGGCGGCTTCATGCCCCATGGCTGGGGGCCTGTATTGAGTGGCGCCGTCGCCGCCACGGCCTTTTACTCTGGCGCCGAGATCGTCACCATTGCCGCCGCCGAAACGTCGGACCCGGCCAAGGCCATCGCCCGCGCCACCAATTCCGTCATCACGCGCGTGCTGATGTTTTATGTGGGGTCCATGTTTGTCGTCGTCTGCATCGTGCCCTGGGATTCGCCGGCCATCGCCACGCCCTTCGTCAGCGCCCTGACCGTCATGAACATTCCGTACGCGGCCCACATCATGAACGCCATCATTTTGACGGCCGTGCTGTCGGCCTTGAATTCCAGCCTGTACGCTTCGTCGCGCATGATCTTTGCGCTGACGCGCCGCGGCGACGCGCCCACGGGCCTGGTCAAACTGAGCAAGAACGGCGTGCCCATTCGCGCCATACTGTTCAGCACCCTGTTTGCCTATTTCGCCATTGCCGTCTCGTATGTGTCAGCCGACCTGGTGTTTCCCTTCATCGTCAATTCCTACGGCATCCTGATCCTGTTTGTCTACCTGCTCATTGCGATATCTCAATTGCGTCTGCGCCGTCGCCTGGAGCGTGAATGCCCGGAACGCATCAAGGTGCGCATGTGGCTGTTCCCCTACCTGACGTATTTCACCATCATCGCCATGCTGGTGATCCTGGGGGCCATGAGCGTGTCCTCCGATACGGAGCAGCGCGTGTCGTTCTGGTTCGGCCTGTTGAGCGTGGTCATCATGAGTGTCATGTATTACATCAAGAAGCTGGTCAACGACGACCGCAACGGCGGTGAAGCGGCCGACACCAAAGTGGAGCTCAAACATGTCTGATGCGACCTTGTTGCCTGCAAGCAGGCGCCGCTTTCTGCGCACCACGACCGCTCTGGGCGCCGCTGCAGTGGCGGGGCCTGGGTCAGCCTTGGCTGCTTCCGTCACCTTGCCGTTTGAAAATGGCGAGCGCGAACTGGTGGCCTTCCCGCAAAAGCGCCCGCTGATCCTGCTGACCAGCCGTCCGCCCCAGCTGGAAACGCCGTTCAGCGTCTTCAATGAAGGCGCGATTACTCCCAACGACGCGTTTTTCGTGCGCTATCACTGGAGCGGCTTGCCTACCAGCATCGATGGCGGCAGCTACCGCCTGCGCATTGCCGGCCTGGTCAAGACACCTTTGGAGCTGTCGCTGGCGGAACTGAAACAGCTGGCCGAACCCGTCGACGTGGTGGCCGTGACGCAATGCTCGGGCAATAGCCGCGGCTTTTTTGCCCCGCGCGCCAACGGCGGGCAGCTGGGCAATGGCGCCATGGGGAATGCCCGCTGGACGGGCATTCCCCTGAAAACCGTGCTGGAAAAGGCCGGCATCGGGGCCGGCGCCGTGCAGGTGGCCTTCAATGGACTGGAAACGCCGCCCGTGGGCGACGGCCCCGATTTTCAGAAAGCCTTGTCCGTCGAGCACATCATGGCCGGTGACGTACTGCTGGCCTGGGCCATGAATGGCGAAGACATTCCCTTCCTTAACGGCTATCCGCTGCGCCTGATCGTGCCCGGCTATTACGGCACTTACTGGGTCAAGCACCTGAGCGACATCACCGTGCTCGACAAACCCTTCGACGGCTTCTGGATGAGCACGGGCTACCGCATCCCCGACAATGGCTCCGGTTTCATCGAGCCGGGTGCGCCCGTAGGCAAGACGACGCCCATCAGCCGCCTCAACGTGCGCTCCTTCATTACCAGCGTGCAAGATGGCGCGCAAGTCAAGGCCGGGCGCGACCTGGCCTTGCGCGGCATCGCTTTTGATGGCGGGCAGGGCATCAGCGAAGTGGCGATTTCAGCCGATGGCGGCCAGAGCTGGCAGGAAGCAAAGCTGGGCAAGGACCTGGGGCGCTTTTCGTTCCGCGAATGGACGCTGGTCCTGAAGGCGCCGCGCAAGGGAAAACACGTGCTGATGGTGCGCGCCGTCAACCGCGTTGGCCAGAGCCAACCGATGAAAGCCCTGTGGAATCCCATGGGTTATATGCGCAATGTGGTGGAAACCACGCGCATCCAGGCAGTGTGAGGAGAGTGCCATGCTGATAAGAACACTTGCCACCGCCGTGGCCCTGATGCTAACGGGCAGCGCGGGCGCGCTGGAAATCCATTTGCCGCCGGAAACGGCAACTTACAAACCCAGCGAATTACCCGGCTACCAGTTGGTGCAGCGTAATTGCATGACGTGCCATGCGGCCCAGTATGCATCGAGCCAGCCGCCTGCCTCGCCGCGCGCCTACTGGGAAGCGACTGTCAAGAAGATGAAAAAGCCGTTTGGCGCCCAGTTTGACGACGCGGACATGCCGGCCATGGTCGATTACCTGGTGAAAACCTATGGAGCGGAGCGGGGCGCCGCCGTCCCTGCAGCGGAAGTGGGCAGGCCAGCCGCAGCGGCTGTCCAGGCCGCCAGCGGCAAGGATGTCAAAACCTTGCTGGCTGCGAATGGCTGCATGGCATGCCACGCCCTGGACCAGAAAGTGGTCGGCCCCGGCTTTGCCGAGGTGGCAGCCAGATACAAGGGCAAGGACCGTGCCGCTGTCGTGGCGGCGAACATCCGCAGTGGCGGCGCAGGCAAATGGGGCCCTGTGCCCATGCCGCCATTCAGCCAGCTTAGCGTAGCCGATGCGGAGACCCTGGCGAAATACGTGCTGAACAGATAAGTTCGTCCTTGTTGCGCGGCAACCCTTAATACCACTTGCCGCCACGCCTCCTGCGCGGTATTGCCCGCTGCCATCATGCAGCGGGCTTTTTATTACTTCCGCCATTCGCCGACGCATCGCTTGCCAGCGCAGTGATTGCTACCACTGGTATTGTAAAAAACACCGTTATATAAAACCACTTGACTACCAATTTTCGGCGTCGCATTCTCTGTGCAGAAAGCCGATGCTTCGCTGCGCTTTCTTTACGTACAACATAAAAAGCTACTTCGATAGTTTTCGTATAACGTTCAGGAGACAATGTGATGACACGGCAATCAAGCCGGCTGGCTACGCCATTCATGGCTGGCCTGCTGGGCAGCGCGCTGCTTGCTTGCGGCGGCAATTCCATCACCGAACCCCCGGCGACCCTGCTGGCCGCCGCCACCACCGCCAGCGACAGTTGCGCGGCCTGGAGCGCCAGCGCTGTCTACACGACGGGGCAGTGCGCCGTGTACGACGGCAAGGTGTATCGGGCCAAATGGTGGGTGCAGGGCACGGCACCGAGCAACGACCAATGGGGACCGTGGAGCCTCGACATCACCACCCCGACACCGACGCCTACCCCGACACCCACCCCGACACCGACACCCACCCCAGGCGTGCCCACCAAAGCCCAGGCCGAGGCGAACGAGGCGGCGCTGACGAACAACGATTTCTTCCGCAAGGTAAAAGCGTCGATCCGCACCCTGGGCAATACGGCCGTCGAAGCCGTGCAGCCTGGCCTGGCCAGCAATCCGCTCAACGTCAAGCGCGTCGAACGCCTGCTGCCGGCGGCTAAGTGGGAATACTATTTTGCTGCGCGCGACGCCAGCTATACCTACCAGCGCTTCCTGCAAGCCGTCGCCAAGTTCCCCGCCGTGTGCGACGACTACAGCGACGGGCGCAATGCGGATGCCATTTGCCGCCACAGCCTGGCCACCATGTTTGCCCACTTCGGGCAAGAAACGGGTGACCATAATGCCAGCAGCCCCTTGCCGCAATGGCGCCAGGGATTGAAGTATCTGCGCGAGCTGGGCTGCGATGAAACGGGCGCGGGCTGCGGCTACAACATCGAATGCGCGGACCCCGTCTTCAACAAGGTGTGGACCTGTGGCAAGAATGCCGACGGCAGCTTCAAGAAATACTTTGGTCGCGGCGCCAAGCAGCTGTCCTACAACTACAACTATGGGCCGTTTTCGCAAGCGATGCATGACGGCGATCAATCCGTCCTGCTGAAAAATCCGGACCTGGTGGCATCGACCTGGCTGAACCTGGCATCGGCCACGTTCTTCTTTGTCTATCCGCAACCACCAAAACCATCGATGCTGCATGTG is from Janthinobacterium sp. 61 and encodes:
- a CDS encoding nuclear transport factor 2 family protein, with the protein product MNTRVPTDAVTTAVTTDFLQAFGDAWNRHDVDALMAAMADDCEFHAVAGPDLLGKSFIGRDAVRAGFELAWQTFPDAAWLNPVHFVSGQHGVTESTFAGTKADGTRIEARMVDIFTFRDGKIAVKNAFRKDRPPVVTAAKA
- a CDS encoding FAD-binding oxidoreductase, translating into MNKPVDTPPGVLGNSTAARTPYDPAFDPLVAQRPGHGNAYAPTYWIGTAGEPPADDGPITHDIDVDVAIIGSGFTGLSCAIFLAQEHGIKATVLEANRVSWGCSTRNGGQAQCTTGRLKRSQWIDRYGMDTALKLHTEVCDAMETFKKITADIDCDPQPGGHLYIAHKAKAMPALEKEAKVMREIFKYDARILDADTVKREFVDDKEAAGALHEPEGIGIHAGKLAFGYLRKARALGAKVHPSSPVMGWETRNGVHYLQTPGGVVRARSVAVATGGYTSPHLHPQVKNRLLPILSNSLVTRPLTPAEIEACNFRTHQVITDTRILRHYYRLMPDNRVQIGSRSAITGADAPDDKYKQFLINDLHRKFPALTGIAIDYSWWGWVDVSHDMMPRIVQPDPRQSIFYSLGYGGNGVMYSAQAGRRMAERIAGKASDTGLPIFNSKLPYPNMMELVESQAFAPFRRLGQRFLYRWYHLKDEVF
- the tauA gene encoding taurine ABC transporter substrate-binding protein; protein product: MNTNTSKNTVFSTMRRAVLGTLVLGVTLASSGTAFAQSKEVTIAYQEINGPFLVAIASGEVEKTTGYKINWRKFDSGAKVATGMASGDVQIGVIGSSPLTAAVSRGVDLQLFWIIDDINEAEAMVARNGAGISKPTDLRGKKIAVPFVSTTHFHTMFALETWGIKPTEVKLLNMQPNQIAAAWERGDIDAAFVWDPALSKLKQNGKVLVTSGELSKKGKATFDGMAVERAWGEANADFMAKFVKVMAAADADYRANPKAWTIDSPQVKANVKHSGAAAKDVAASVALYAYPSLQEQASPAWLGGGAKGGVAQALLATAQFLKGEGKIDTLATDYAKYVTPKYAQAAGLLK
- a CDS encoding taurine ABC transporter ATP-binding protein — protein: MENLYVKDVSVIYPGKTAGERVHALNNINLTINSGDFVVALGASGCGKTTLLSLMAGFIAPSKGEIMLGDNKVEGPGADRGVVFQKHALLPWLNVMENVEFGLKLQGVPKAVRREQAAKNLALVGLKDFHDNMIYQLSGGMQQRVGIARALTSNPAMLLMDEPMAALDALTRETIQELLLDIWAKSSTMFFFITHSVDEALFLANRLIVMSPRPGRITHTYELDFNKRFLECRDARAVKSSPDFIKMRETVLNIIYGDERAVNKELEVSHA
- a CDS encoding ABC transporter permease subunit, which gives rise to MPGEAFGAPGQGNSSRIATVTVIAVLLLWLAVTASGMVKPLFLPSPQAVYEKFIMAATTGFGGATLWEHTVASLVRVFGAFGLACLFAIPVGVMMGVNRVARGIFDPLIEFYRPLPPLAYLPLVIIWFGIGEFSKVYLIFLAIFAPMAIAARAGVSSVSLEQIHAAYSMGATRFQVIVHVILRAAIPEILTGMRIGIGVGWTTLVAGEMVAATRGLGYMVLSASEFLASDVVIMGIIVIGFFAFLFDLMMRYLERTLVPWKGKV
- a CDS encoding amino acid permease; the encoded protein is MISDNHNNTGLQHSLKQRHMSMIAIGGVIGAGLFVGSGVIAKAAGPAAILSFLLTGGLVVLIMRMLGELASSLPVVGSFYEYARLAFDDKPKVSKFLGFMSGWMYWYFWVVVVALEAIAGAKLVNFWLPDVPSWSISLVLLVSMTILNLFSVKAFGEFEFWFASIKVVAIVVFLFVGALFITGSLPNSIPSLGFLTSNGGFMPHGWGPVLSGAVAATAFYSGAEIVTIAAAETSDPAKAIARATNSVITRVLMFYVGSMFVVVCIVPWDSPAIATPFVSALTVMNIPYAAHIMNAIILTAVLSALNSSLYASSRMIFALTRRGDAPTGLVKLSKNGVPIRAILFSTLFAYFAIAVSYVSADLVFPFIVNSYGILILFVYLLIAISQLRLRRRLERECPERIKVRMWLFPYLTYFTIIAMLVILGAMSVSSDTEQRVSFWFGLLSVVIMSVMYYIKKLVNDDRNGGEAADTKVELKHV
- a CDS encoding molybdopterin-dependent oxidoreductase, whose translation is MSDATLLPASRRRFLRTTTALGAAAVAGPGSALAASVTLPFENGERELVAFPQKRPLILLTSRPPQLETPFSVFNEGAITPNDAFFVRYHWSGLPTSIDGGSYRLRIAGLVKTPLELSLAELKQLAEPVDVVAVTQCSGNSRGFFAPRANGGQLGNGAMGNARWTGIPLKTVLEKAGIGAGAVQVAFNGLETPPVGDGPDFQKALSVEHIMAGDVLLAWAMNGEDIPFLNGYPLRLIVPGYYGTYWVKHLSDITVLDKPFDGFWMSTGYRIPDNGSGFIEPGAPVGKTTPISRLNVRSFITSVQDGAQVKAGRDLALRGIAFDGGQGISEVAISADGGQSWQEAKLGKDLGRFSFREWTLVLKAPRKGKHVLMVRAVNRVGQSQPMKALWNPMGYMRNVVETTRIQAV
- a CDS encoding c-type cytochrome produces the protein MLIRTLATAVALMLTGSAGALEIHLPPETATYKPSELPGYQLVQRNCMTCHAAQYASSQPPASPRAYWEATVKKMKKPFGAQFDDADMPAMVDYLVKTYGAERGAAVPAAEVGRPAAAAVQAASGKDVKTLLAANGCMACHALDQKVVGPGFAEVAARYKGKDRAAVVAANIRSGGAGKWGPVPMPPFSQLSVADAETLAKYVLNR
- a CDS encoding glycoside hydrolase family 19 protein produces the protein MTRQSSRLATPFMAGLLGSALLACGGNSITEPPATLLAAATTASDSCAAWSASAVYTTGQCAVYDGKVYRAKWWVQGTAPSNDQWGPWSLDITTPTPTPTPTPTPTPTPTPGVPTKAQAEANEAALTNNDFFRKVKASIRTLGNTAVEAVQPGLASNPLNVKRVERLLPAAKWEYYFAARDASYTYQRFLQAVAKFPAVCDDYSDGRNADAICRHSLATMFAHFGQETGDHNASSPLPQWRQGLKYLRELGCDETGAGCGYNIECADPVFNKVWTCGKNADGSFKKYFGRGAKQLSYNYNYGPFSQAMHDGDQSVLLKNPDLVASTWLNLASATFFFVYPQPPKPSMLHVLDGTWVPNAADTTAGAGNNFATTIMIINAECGQGTEKQAAQNRID